TGCCAGATGTGCACAACAATAGGTGAAAACACTGGATCAAGAGGCTTTTGGCATTTCAGCAGGCATATTAGTATCCACAAGGATCCACAACTCGAAAAGAAAGATTTAAGGCGAAGCCATAAGCATGGGTCTATATGAAAGTCGCAATGACGTGGGTCCAGCATGTAGTATATCTAAACCAGATAGCTGCACAATTTGAGGCTAGAATTAGCGCGCCCCGTCTTCAGCCGCTGGAATGGGTTCCGGTATGCAGGTTGAGCGTCGATATGCTCAACCTTCGTTCAAGCCTCTTAGCTCCACCTTTCCGCTTGCTTCCATCTTTCAAAGACGAGACAGCCTCCGTGCTGCCGAAAGTACACCTGACCATTGGCCTGACCTCAACTCGCCTGGCATGACCCTTGAAGTATTGTGGTCTTTTGCCCCTGTAATTGCGGACTATACCTGTCAGTCTATTCACAGCTATACTCTTAGTATATCTAAATTTTCATGTCGTCCGTGCCTACTTAGCAGTTGTTTAAGGGCCACCCGATCTCGATCAGCGACACAGAACGGCAACCGTGGGTGGGAGCAAGAAAGCCAGGAAGCAACCTCCGTATAAGATCTTTTGTGACTTGTCACCGATAAGTTCAGCTTCACCTAACATAGCCTTGGCTACTAGCTGTCTGGATCATTTGCCAGCATAGTATACCTCGGCTGTATTCACGATCGTACTTGCAACGTGTTGACAGGTAACACTAATTTATATGGAAGAAGAATACTTTTACGTAGTCTCCATCTTGTTGTATACCCAGCACTCGTCGAACTGGAACGTCTTAGGGCTATTGCTTGGGTGATGTTCCATCTGCGGACCAAAGTCAACGATACTTCCTAACAATGACCTGTCCCCTGAGAATAAGGCGTGTTGTGTTTGCAGCTACGCCTTGCGAGCCTGATAATGCCATTcaaaataattataattcgGTTGCTGTCCCCGCTGCTTCGCCCCGCTGCTTCATCCCGTCCTCGTCCCACCGCGATACCCCCAGAACGGCTACTATAGATCCGCTGCCCCGAACCGCGGCTGTTTTCGACGACTTGGAATGCCAAGATGCTCTTTGATCCTCCGCTACAGAATGGGCTCAACGAGGGTTATGGGTTATGCAAGGAAACCATCCAGTCTACCCTAAAGTCAGGTGGGGACGTCGCCTGGTCTTGGGGGAGAACCTTCCTTCGCCATCAtactttcttggcatacaagtGTTAAGAAAGTGGCACTGTCTACACCTAAAATTCTTAACAAGTGTGCAACAAACAATTCAATCTGCGCTTTGCGCAGTCgcaagccgcggcgatggcttcgcCTACCACGATCACGCCCGCTGCCCCGGACCCGTTCAAATTGGGGATCCACACTCCCGTTCCCTGGCGGATGGCCcagacaccatcctcaccacttATCGCTGCCACCACTGCAGCCACGGAAGGAGCCGCACGAGCCATCCCTTCATCGATCTTTGGAACACAACCAATCTATCATCGAGTCACCCAATGATCTCGCGCGCTAACTTGTGGAAGAGTATAACGCCAAGCTAGCGGTCTTCCAGGTTTTCTGCaccaagtttgaagaagccgCCCAACAATTCACCAGCGACCTACCGCCCCCAAGCCGACATACAGCAGCGTGGCCGCCCAACCCACCGCCAACCACAACATGGATATCGACGGACAGATCcacctcatcaccaagggCAACAAACAACCATTGCCCCACCCCGACAGGACCTCCGTGTCTTCATCCTTCTAGAAGCCGGGGCTCCGGCCAGAGCCCATAGTAGCTATGCCATCCGGACCTTCATCCGAGAAAAACTCAGCGCCGTCTTGGGCAAGATCAGACAGGTGTTCTAGGTCCGGTCTGGATGGGCCGTTCTAGTCTCATTTTCTATCCACACTTATTGATGCAGGTGTCGAGGCCATGTTCCATGCCGACTCGGGCAGGATTCTCGTTGCTGATAAGGTCATGCCGAAGCATAGTCCAGCAATCTTTGAGAAGTGTATGTTAGCTGTATCCGCTCACGAACTCGGGTTTCTAAATTCAATAACTCATAACTAACGTTTGTCAAGACCCCGCTGCACCCAGATGCTGCACAAGTAGAAAGCTGCAGCGTTCAGGGCCTCGGCGCAGAGTACCTTAGAATTGAAGCAGTATCCGATAATTGCCTCGCACTGGGAGACCTTTGGACCAAAGCCGGAGGAGAAATCCATGGTTTCTGTGACGTGTGGACTGGAATATTGATAGAATATGGGACTCAATTTTAACAAAAGAAGGTTCAAGGAGAACCAACATGAGATGGTACGGATCTCAGCTATTATAAAACAGTGAATCAAGGCTAGGTCACCCCTTTGTAGATGTCATCGATGAGGGGCAAGTGGGGCAGGCACTTACGGAGTAATCTATAGCCGATGACGATCAAGCATCAAAAGCAATCTAGCGCGTGGTTGTGACCTGAGGCACGAAAGAAGCAATAGTATGGACATATGGGAATATACCGGAGACACGTATACGCATGGGAAGTAGACAGGGTACGTGACAATTAGGGGTATACGACAATTgggaatagaagagtagggaGTAGGCACCAGGTATTAAAGTGGACAAAATACAATCTGGCTGTCATTGTTGGTCGGATGATATCCAATGATTTCTTTTTCCACTTGCATGCTTTTGAAAACCATCCAGTGTGACTGTATTAAGCAAGGTGCGATTGGCCTGATTTCCAAGAAAGAGAAGCGGGGTTGACAGTGAATTGGTCGGCCTCCTGCAGACCAGCCCAACGTCAGCCATGATTCAAAACGAGGGGCTCGCCTCCTCACAGTAGAGCCAGCGCCTAAACTCGTTTTCTTCTTTGCAAATCTCAACAAAGATATTACCAAGACATAATAATCAGAACTCAACCTCGTTGTTTCTCCATAGGTCGGTATTCCTTCGACCCTTTTAAAACTGAGACGCTAAAGAAtaaaggaaagaagatggTTCACCATGCCCCAGGCTCTGAGCCAGTTTCCACTCACCGAGGCCCTCCGAAAACACCTCCCAGCAAAAGGCCATCGGCCTATGTATTTGACTCGAACGGCGATACTCGGATCATTCTTAGCACATACATGGCCCAGACCTTCAAATGGGAGGCAGATAAAATCTGGATAGAGCAAGAAAAGCCTGCGAAGGCATACTACAAAAGGAGGAAGtgggaaaagaagaaagggaagagaGTTGAATTCTCTCCACCGACTACGCCACCAGCGCCGCAGGAGTCTCCCGTTACAACCTCAACATCGCTAGGAGGCACTACCAACGCATCTTCCATAGACTGGAGTAAGGTAACTTTCTCAGACTTTAGTAATGTACGTTATATGCGTCCGGAATTTTCAGATGGCGACGAAACGGATCCGGAGTGTACTGGCCCTGGAACGAACCCCGACAGCACAAGCCTTCAAATACAGGACTGGGACTATGGAGAGACATGTGCACTTTCCCTTGAGAAGATAGAGTTTCGAATGCTAGTCTCAGGAAAGCACTTGGAGCTAGCTTCATCCATTTTCAAAATAATGGTTACTGGTCCTTTCGCAGAGGGAAAGGCCGATTTATCAGGCGTTCGCCGGATAACAGCGAGCGACTGGGATCCTGAAGCTTTCAAGATCATCCTGACTATCATGCATGGATATCATCGAGATGTCCCAAGATCACTCAACCTTGAAATGCTTGTAAAGGTGGCCATGATTGTGAACTATTACGAGTGCCTTGAGATCGTCGAGTTATACATAGAAATTTGGCTAGAAGGCTTGAGGTCAGACTTACCGACGGTTTATGGGCGAGACTGCATGCTTTGCGTGTTCATATCCTGGGTTTTCTCAAAACCAATTATGTTTCGAAATATGACTCAACTGGCATTGAGGCACAGTCAGAAGTTAATCGAAGCCGAGGATTTCCCAATTCCAGCCGATATTTTTGGTAAGTTTCAGTACCAACTCAGTATGACGGCCTGTGCTGACGCAAGCCGCAGAAGAGATCGACATAGCACGTCAAAGCGCTCTCGCTGTaaccttctcaacaatctACGAGCTCCTTGATCGTCtgcaagaagaacaagagtgTTCCTTTGAGTGCTCATCCATGCTCCTGGGTGTCCTAACGAAGGAACTCAGAAACCATGGGATTCTGTACCCACGGAACGCCCCACCGTTCGATGGTTTCAGTATTGAAGGTTCTAAAGAGATGATAAAGGGGTTGAAAAAGCCTGGGTGGTACGGCACCAGAAATCACAGGCATTCCTGTTGTATTCAGGACAAGCTATCCATATCTCTGGCAAAGGTGGAAAGCGATCTGCGTGTCTTTGATCTACAAGACTTTCAGGCTACGAAGAATCACACACGTATCTAGAAATGCTGTTAAGTGTTCGATTTGGAGGAGGTGCAACAAGGGTTCTTTACAATCGCGATAAAAGGGCATAGGAGAGCAGCTGGGAGCAAATGAGTGGCAACCGATATGCATCCTTCGGATAGAATTGTGCATGATCTTTAGAGTAAATTGAGGATATGGCATTTTCTTTTCGTTACCTGACGTTAATCGATCTTGGGTTAGTTGAAGATATGTATAGAACCCTCTTATATGACATTCTACGGTAGTGTTAGAACGCCAAGCACTACATTACCACAGGTAATCTAACCGAGAAAAAGCACAAGAGGTTGGTCTCTGCACCTAAGGAACAGAATGATTGGATTCACTGTATGTTTGAGCTGCATATGTCATACATAGTATCTTCGATAGTAGTTATTTTACTTGGCCCACACACGATTCATTATAGTCAGCACTTAAGAGATGAGTCCCCGCTCTAGGCTGAGTTATGAGAGTTTAATGGTAAGATAAATATAGCTACCCAAAGTTGGCGGCGAATGCATGGTGCAAGGGTGCCTTTTCCTCAAACAGGTGTCTCCATCATATAGACAACTTTCCGCTCAAAATCTTCCAGGAACCGCCGTCTACGGAGTTCTTTATCATCCTCAGTACGAGGTTCCGATCCCTCGGCAAAATTCCCTCCCAGGCAGCTGAGGACAACATCCGCGTAGACTCTTCCCATACGCCCTCTGAGCTCTGGTGCAAATCTAGTCTTCAATTCGTCATAAAAGACCCTGAGGTCCTCTGTCGGACAATCTTTAAATATTCGCTTGATAGGGCACCACAGACCAATTTCCAGGAGAACTACTCCTAGACTGTAGATATTAATTTATAGGAGGTACTGTACTGTAGGGACGTTTCATATGTGACTCCTGCGGTTAATTGAGTGGGGTATCGACCAGTAGAGCACTGATTTCAGTGGCATATTGTCGTGGGAGGAATTAAATGTTCATATTCCATAAAGGTATGTCTGGTATCATTATTTAAGAAAAAATTATAAGTGGTTTATAAAACGAGAGTACTGTACTCATGCGCTCCGCCCGTCATCTGACTTGCTCAGGTAAAGCTAACTCCCTCAAACTCTCTGAATCCTCAGGGATGTCGTGCATTTTAAACGATTGCTGATTGGTTGATGTGAAGCAGGGGAAAGAGAGAGCCTGCTTGAATAGCTGCTTACCCTATATACGATTTATCGTCAACTTTTGGCCGTTACAGGTCGTCGCCTCGGATAGAAAAAATACATTTTCTACGACTAAATCAACTTATAGAAGTTTTTAATACAGCGTGGTATATTCTTTTGGTCCGCGCATCACTACAGTTGGAAGGTCTTGCGTCGAGATCTGCTTTTTGCTCTCTTTGAACGCACAAGTCAACCCAACTCGTCTAAATCTCGCCTGAAAGGGCTGCTTTGTCCGCCTCACGAGCCTTCACTCCAACCACAAGCGCTTGCAAGTTCTTAGCGCCATGGTATCGTGTCGACAGTCTTACCGCATCGAACGACACTTGTTTCCATTGGAGGTTCATCAAGGTGGCTCTGCCGCGTTTGTCGAAATAGATGTAGACCCGGTCTGAAAGCCCCGTGTAACCGACATGGAATATCTCGTCCCTCAGATGAACTTTTGGAACATTGAGATTGGCGGAGCGACTTCTAGGGCGGCTGGATTTGGATTTGTGGTGTAAGACAGTTGTGCCTGCTACCGTGCCTTTACGTTTCTCTGTAGCCATCTTGTCTGCGTTGACAATTAATAATGGATAGTTTCGGGTCGAATAAGCGAGGGCTTCATGTAAGAGAGGGGTCATGGCCGAAGGTTTGATACAAGTAGAGAATGAAGCAATCACTGGCCCATGAAAATCTCAACCATTTGACGGAGTGAATGCCGATCTCTGGGTCGAAGTACTTCGGAAATAAGGTTTGCGACCTTGGATCTCGGGAGATGGGGTAAAGTAAACATAATCTGATACGAACTGAGGTTGATAGAGGTTGTAGACCGGATAACAACGGCCTGATTATTGTGGAAGAAAAATCTACCCCACTTTCGGATGACAAAAACCCCTCATACACTTGAGCCCCCACTTCCGGCAGCCTCGTAAGGCTGACGTTTCATTTTAATTTGATGCTAGTACATAGATGTCTACACTTTCTTGCAAGTAGCTATCTTCAGTCAACAGGGCTCATCATTGGGATCGCTAGCCTTGGATCATCTTTGCCGACGGGATAGCGAATAGCGCCCGAGTGCTTTGGTTTCGTTGTCTGGCGCCAAAATAACTGGCTTCGATGAAGCAACATGGCGATTTTCCGGAGGACCAGGGAGCGAAGTCCACCTAACGACGCCTGCATGGTAGCACCTGCGTAGTTCGTCCGTAGTGTTCTCCAGGCAGCGGTATATTGTACACAGAAATCGATACTCTGGACATAGGGTGCACAATTAGAGGAGCATCCTAATTGGTTAGAAGAATAGCAACCCTGACTACTCGTAGGTTTGACTAAAAAGGAACCCCACTCATAGAGTGGGCGGCAAAATTCTGGGACAAGGGCAAAATTCTGGGACAGCCGAATACCCCGCTCAGTCCGAATTTGCTTGAtttcaccaccaaaaacCCAACTTTTGAAAGACATTTCTAAGTATCATTCGGTCATATCTTGTATCTCAATTTGACTTTTCATCTAGACCGTCACTATGACTGATCTTTATCAACCCAACCCTGCCGTTGCGGCTGCACGTGCGATTTTGCTCTCACAACGCCGCCACCGCAACACTAAGGAAGGGAAACCTCTCACCGTGAGAGAAGCTGCGGATAGATTCAGCGCCTCCAAGAGCGCTGTTGGTCGTCATCTGAAGTCAATGAAGCTGTACGGAAAACCTGACTTCAGTGATAACAGCCGCGGCCGGCCGAGGAATctcgatgaggctgaggagcgTGCCGTGATCGCGTATATCGTTTGGCTCGAGAGAGCAGGTTTTCCCTGTAATCAGCTACTTATTGAAGAGGCAGCAAATGATTTGAGGGCATCACGAACGCCTCCAGCAGGGCCTGTCGGCGATGGATGGTACAGGCGGTTTCTTCGCGATAATCCGcagctgcagaagaagaagttagTTCGAGCTTTCGACCGAGAAAGGGCAGGATTTGAAGCTGGAGatattgaagatcttcagcAATTCTATACTGACCTTGGTGTAGCTGTTAGAAATCGAGATATCGAGGCCTCACAGATGTTCAACGCCGATGAATGCGGCATACGGATTGGTGCCCTTCGCGAGAGGCTTGAGGTAATTATCgtgaagaagatgctcaACGCCAAACACGATGTTGTTTCTTTCACCAACAGAGAATCAACCACGATGCTTGGATGCGCGAATGCAGCTGGATGTGAGTATTCTCTGGACTTCTGCCCTTATTCTGACATATCTTTAGTCATGATACCTCCATTAATGGTGTTTAAGACTTGGCCAACGGAATCTTGGGATGTTAACGCTCTGGATGAAGGTATTCGATTCGCTCGCTCTGAGAGCGGCTTTTCCAACGCAGAGATCTCGATGGATTGGATCCGTCATTTTAATCGCAATTCCTTCGAATGCACAGCAAAGGCACAGTCTAGAGGCATCACTTTTACTGACTGGTTTGGCTGTGATGAGTATATGAGAGATATCGATATGCCTGACTTCATTTGGCATCAGCCGTATTTTGAGCGGCCTGAAAAGGAGCGGATTTGGCGATTCCTCGTTATCGACGGCTTTACCGGCAAGACCTCCTTGGAGCTCATGGATTATTGTGTTCGCTTCGATATCGAGATCTTCATTCTTCCTCCCCATTCAACACATCATACACAACCTCTAGATGTTGGAGTATTTCAGCTGCTGAAAAATTCTCACCAAAAACGTCTGCGGCATCACATCCGCCAAGGTTATCTCAATTTCAAGCGCTCCGACTTCGTCAGCAAGCTAAGCGagataattaaagaaggCTTCTCAGTTCACAACATCATGAACGGCTTCGAGAAGAGCGGAATTTTCCCTGTAAATGGGGCGGCAGTCATTCACAAAGtcagggagaagaagaagtctctTCTCGCTGTTACAAATCCTGCTCTACCGtcacttcttccaaaagAAGCGCGCTTTAAAGATGCTCGCGAAGTTACTCGTCATCTCAAACGCAACTatcgcgatggcttcagttCACCTACTCGTCATTCCTTCGGCGTTTTGGAAGATGTCGTATGTGAGGCTGTAGTTCTGAACAGCTTCGCAGAAGAGCACATAAAGACCCGACTTGATCGTATTGCCTCTGTAAACAACAAGAGGaataagaggaagaaggtAATGCCATCAGGATTATATATTAACAGCGTTACAGTTAAGCAGGTGCGAGAAAGTCTCAACGCTTCAACGAAGAACGAGCAACAAGAGGAGCTTCGCCGCCAATGCCGCAGCTTAAAGCAAttacaaaaagaagaagataaccGCCTACGAGAGGAATATGAGAAGAGTTACAAGTATGATATAAACAACAACGGGAAACCTGTTCATATCAGCTTTTCACgttggaagaagtggaagcAATTAGATATAGTTGACGAGATTCTCGTTATTCCTCCTCCATCGCGAGAAGCTTCACCAACTCCCcaagaaggcttcttttaTGATACAAGCGGTTCAGCACAGCAGAAACGCTTCCACGAGCGACTTCGTGATGCCAGCGCTGCTGGCTTTTATCGAAGTCCTCTTCAGGATATGCCTGCCCTTCCTTCGagcgatggtgttgagattATGCTCGGCAACTCACAGAGAGATCCTGTTCGTGATAGCCTCACTTTTGGGGATTCTGATGACTCAGAaatcgatgaagaaggcccTGATTTTGTTGATCTGTCACAGGATATCGAGGAGCCCGAGTTGCCGCCTCTTCCTGATCCTTTACCCAGCTTCGAGACCAATTTTTCTTCCACTTATCACAGAATCATGAATACATTACACCCCCAAAGGCACACACAATAATAGATCGACATCCCTTGTGCTGTTGGCGGCCAGATCAGAGGCAGAGCTGAAGGCATCGTGGGGCGAGGAAACGGGGCTGGACTGGCCCGCAGTCAAGGTTCACAATTTCGGCCGCAACACCACCGCAAATATGCCTCGCATGATAAAATAATTTTGGCGACAGCTTCAATACTTTTCAATTGAGTCACAGCAGAAATTTCGAATAGATTGCGATAAAATTAGAAGTGTAAGCCAGAGATAACCTGATTTCCCCACCTATTTCTAACCCATCAGCTGTCCCAGAATTTTGCCCTTGTCCCAGAATTTTGCCGCCCACTCTATGAGTGGGGTTCCTTTTTAGTCAAACCCACGAGTAGGGTATCCACCGCTGGGCACCATGGTTGTTGACTGAATGTCTCGTGGTCAGGCTGAATAGCTGTTCTCCCGCCCAAAACACGAACAACTTATTGACGCAGCCCGCAAGCACTCTACCCAAAGTCAAATGGATCCAGTTATCTTTAATTTCGACCACCCAAAGGATATATACCCAACCTTACAAAGATGCAGCGTCGCAAGCGTCGGAACAAGCACGACTCTCCATCTAGCTCCTCTACAACAATTGGCCGAACGTCTAGCTGTTTCAATACGCGGTTGTTTGCTATTGTTCAGAAACCTAAGAGTTTAAATTGGTGTGCATAATACTACCTATAAGAAGACACAACTGACAAACCAACTCTGTTGTGGCATTTAACAACCACAGAAAGCACAGCGTAAATGCATCCACTACTTATATAGTTAGTTTGGTTTGCATTAATAAGTATAGTTACAAGCCAATAATAGTATATTCATAGGTTCACTAACTATCGATTTCTATCTTGGTGTACCAATAAAGTTTGCGGCGCGAATCAGCCCCACAAATTGTCCGATAGCTGGTAGGGTAGGCACTGGCTTGCGCAACCACATGCGGCCCGCGGTCGTATACATAAAGTCCGCAAGCCCAGCGAAGTTGAGTCGGATGAACTAAATCATGTACGATACTGCCTTTTCTATTGCCATAACATTGTTGCTAGGGTTGTTACATTGGCGCTTTATCAGACAGAGGGAAGTCAGTAGCATCTTTATATCCAACTATCCGCCAAGCCCATACTTACGGCCACGCTTTTGGACCTTGCCGAGTTATACCATATCCGCGAACCAAAACTGGCCACTCCATTGCCGGGGAGACTAATTTCGCTTTTTTCAAGAGTTGTATGTCTTAGACTCCTCCAATATGAACCCATTTGCAAGCAACGGAGGTATTCAGACCATCGCTGAGGGATCGCAACCAATAGCAGAGTAAGTATCTTGTGTATGCGGTTGCCGTGACCCAGGCTGACATATTCTTACAGTGTCTTCTTCGTTCATGGGCTCCAAGGCGATTCTATAAGGACCTGGAACTTTCGGCCTGACGGACAAAACCACCGTTTCAGGCTACCGCAGGGGCTTTTCCCAGAGTCTTCCGCAAGGCCTGTAAGTGACGCTTCAGAAACGGATGTATTCTGGCCCAAAGATCTACTTTCACGAGATGTGACGAATATCCGTATCTTAACATTTGGGTACAATGCCGATGTCCTTCACGTGTTTGCAGCAGCAAATACAAATAACATCTTCCAGCACGCTAGGAATATGTTACAGGATATCCAAAGAGCTCGCTTAGAGGTAAAGCCCTTTCAGTCACGGTGTACACGTTTTGGAGAATTTCTCATATATTTACAGGCGCCAGATCGACCAGCTATTTTTGTTTGCCATAGTTTGGGTGGCATTATTACTAAAGCTGTATGTTCGAACCAACCATGTCATAAATGCATTTCTAAACGTTATTATCTACTCACGCCTGTAGGCCCTCCGACCCTCAAAGGATTCCACTTACCAACCTCATCTACGTAGCCTCTATCAAGCTACATATGGTATTATATTTCTTGGCACCCCGCACCGGGGAGTATCCATGTCATCCTGGGGAGTTTTAGCAAGCAACATGGCGAAATTCGCCTTGCAGTCTCCGAATTCTAAGAATTTGAGAGCAATGCAGGTTGACAGCGCCATACTCCAGGTTGTTGCTGAGGACTTTAGCATCATGATAAGAGACGGTTTAAAAGTACATTCTTTTTATGAAGGTCGCGGGCTCAGTGGATTATATGGGTTGCACGGCAAGGTCACCAACCTTATTCCTTTTTACGGCTTTAATTAACCCGCAGTCAGATTGTGGATGACTTCTCTTCTATTATTGGCGAT
This window of the Fusarium oxysporum f. sp. lycopersici 4287 chromosome 14, whole genome shotgun sequence genome carries:
- a CDS encoding hypothetical protein (At least one base has a quality score < 10): MDFSSGFGPKVSQCEAIIGYCFNSKVLCAEALNAAAFYLCSIWVQRGLDKHCWTMLRHDLISNENPARVGMEHGLDTCINKCG